A genomic stretch from Bacillus marinisedimentorum includes:
- a CDS encoding DoxX family protein codes for MVNWLRNNNIASALLLIVRVYLGYSWITGGWGKITGGGFDASGFLHGAIGKASGDHPAVQGWWASFLEGFALPNVGLFNFLVPWGEFLVGIALILGIFTTFSALMGITMNFAFLLSGTTSTNPQMVLLTIFLLVAGANAGKYGLDYYVLPYIRKVLNKDDKKEVYTN; via the coding sequence ATTGATCGTCAGAGTTTATCTTGGATATTCATGGATCACAGGCGGATGGGGGAAAATCACTGGAGGAGGATTTGATGCTTCCGGATTCCTGCACGGCGCGATCGGCAAAGCTTCAGGAGACCATCCTGCTGTCCAGGGCTGGTGGGCTTCTTTCCTTGAAGGATTCGCACTCCCTAACGTCGGCCTGTTCAACTTCCTTGTACCATGGGGAGAATTCCTTGTCGGAATCGCATTGATCCTTGGCATCTTCACAACATTCTCAGCTTTGATGGGGATCACCATGAACTTTGCATTCCTGCTCTCCGGAACAACCAGCACGAACCCGCAAATGGTCCTGTTGACGATCTTCCTGCTAGTAGCTGGAGCGAATGCTGGAAAGTATGGCCTTGATTACTATGTGCTGCCTTATATCCGGAAGGTCTTGAACAAGGATGATAAAAAAGAAGTTTATACAAACTAA